From a region of the Mycobacterium sp. SMC-8 genome:
- a CDS encoding endonuclease domain-containing protein gives MEPFLGSAAVRNGRLTRRGLARHYRAIFRDVYLPKDVEVTARIKAEGAWLATGAVLGGMSAAAVFGTKWIDATAPAEIVRPDRHSAAGIVAHSWHLAAEETCLVAGVDATTPARTAFDIGRTRPPDQAIPVIDALMNATRVSAAEIAAVAAAHPGARGVAGIPRLLDLVDGGAESPQESRVRLVLVRGGLPRPKTQIVFKDLRIRVDMGWREWKVAVEYDGVQHWNDRSQRSWDIDRLALLEAAGWAVIRVSSDMLRRPEVIVERVRAKLIERGAYAQISGSLRA, from the coding sequence ATGGAACCTTTTCTGGGCAGTGCCGCTGTGCGCAATGGCCGCCTCACCCGCCGTGGCCTGGCTCGCCATTACCGCGCGATCTTCCGTGATGTCTACCTTCCCAAGGACGTCGAAGTCACAGCCCGGATCAAAGCGGAAGGCGCGTGGCTGGCGACGGGCGCCGTTCTCGGCGGGATGTCGGCTGCCGCTGTCTTCGGGACCAAGTGGATCGATGCGACCGCACCCGCAGAGATCGTTCGCCCCGACCGGCACTCAGCCGCAGGCATTGTCGCGCACTCATGGCATTTGGCGGCTGAAGAGACATGCCTCGTTGCCGGCGTCGACGCGACGACACCCGCACGCACCGCCTTCGATATCGGCCGTACCCGCCCACCCGATCAGGCGATACCGGTCATCGACGCGCTGATGAACGCGACACGCGTCTCTGCGGCTGAGATCGCAGCCGTCGCTGCGGCGCACCCGGGTGCCCGCGGCGTCGCGGGGATACCCCGGTTGCTGGACCTCGTCGACGGCGGTGCGGAATCGCCCCAGGAATCCAGGGTGCGGCTTGTCCTGGTGCGCGGTGGACTGCCTCGCCCGAAGACCCAGATCGTGTTCAAAGACTTGCGTATTCGTGTGGACATGGGATGGCGTGAGTGGAAGGTCGCCGTCGAGTACGACGGTGTCCAGCACTGGAACGACCGCAGCCAGAGGTCCTGGGATATCGACAGACTCGCACTGCTGGAGGCTGCGGGATGGGCCGTGATACGGGTCAGTAGTGACATGCTGCGCCGGCCCGAGGTCATCGTCGAACGCGTTCGCGCCAAACTGATCGAACGTGGGGCCTATGCGCAGATATCCGGCAGTCTCCGTGCATAG